Genomic window (Abyssisolibacter fermentans):
TTCATAAACATACCATAATTATATAAAACAAAATCTTTAGCTCATTAATTTTATGTAGATTTACAAGTTTTATAAAGAAAGGTGTGTTTTCAATAATGTATAGAATACCTTGCCCCAAAGGAACAATGAAATACACTATAAAACCGGGAGATACTCTATATAAAATAGCAATTAAATATAATATAACAGTACCAATGCTATTATTCTTTAATCCATTTGTTAATCCGTACAATTTAATGATTGGTAGCGTGATTTGTGTTCCTAAACAGGAAGTAAAATGTCCTAATGGTAAATTTCATACAGTTAAAGAAGGAGATACTTTGTTCACAATAGCAAATATGCATAATATATCATATAATGCTTTAAAAAAAGCAAATCCAAGTATTGATTTTGATAATTTACAAGTAGGTATGCAAATATGTACTCCTCCATATAAACCAAGTAAACCTTGTCCAAATAATAGAACTTATATTATTAAAAGTGGTGAAACTATATCAAGTATAGCAGAAAAATTTGTTGTATCAGCCACTGATATGTTAAAATTGAATCCTGAAATGGCTCCAGGAGAATTCGTTGAGGGGAGACTTATTTGTCTACCTGCTGAAGCTCCTGTTTAATTAGTATAAACTTTTTTGAAGCAATAAATAACCATGATATCATTACAATCTCATGGTTATTTTATATTTTTATTTTATTATTATCCCATTACCCATTTCGACATAAGCTACATTTTAGTTATTTTTTCTTTAACTAATTTAAAGTATACAATCATCAATATAAATGCTAAAATACTCATCATTGAACATGTTCTAAATCCCATCTCCAAGGATTGTTCTGCAGTTATTCCTATTATAATATTTGAAATAGAAGCTATTAAACTTGCTACCATAGAATATATAGATAATATCGTAGCTCTATTTGATGTTCTAATAGTTTTATTTTTAATTTCTATTTCTATTGGACCTATCATTGCTACACTAAATGATATTAATACAATTGTTGTAACACTCACAATTGGATTAGCTGTAAATATTAATACTATACAACATAATGTCACTAAAAAATATAA
Coding sequences:
- a CDS encoding LysM peptidoglycan-binding domain-containing protein, which encodes MYRIPCPKGTMKYTIKPGDTLYKIAIKYNITVPMLLFFNPFVNPYNLMIGSVICVPKQEVKCPNGKFHTVKEGDTLFTIANMHNISYNALKKANPSIDFDNLQVGMQICTPPYKPSKPCPNNRTYIIKSGETISSIAEKFVVSATDMLKLNPEMAPGEFVEGRLICLPAEAPV